Proteins encoded in a region of the Schaalia hyovaginalis genome:
- a CDS encoding carbohydrate kinase family protein, with translation MTEGEAQIPGAPRVCVLGPLVLALVMGPLDHAPRAGEEQIARTASLAPGGSANRAVALARMGLNTELVCSIGVDEAGAIVRRMLATHSVDVEHATRVPHQAITAALGFDGDRALTTYGDLSAPSLKGMLVPPDALVGELGVLGENLETIAKWRRPGSLKGPNRAGSDRTWVLAECRWDPTGRWSGDDLDPLEQVDAFTLNEDEAKNYTRKADARQAARQLLWSVPEVVVTLGPRGALAIIDDEEILLPAAPAHTIDTTSAGHAFSAALVCARMNGLGARAAVSMALLASARSTETMGSFTHAPTLSELQRWTRARELPEGYDAEFLDLEDPHAREEEPPRADPGSPDDDTRDDSGFEAASSIADSLSN, from the coding sequence ATGACTGAAGGGGAAGCGCAGATCCCCGGCGCCCCGCGGGTGTGCGTCCTCGGCCCACTGGTCCTCGCCCTCGTCATGGGCCCCCTCGACCACGCGCCGAGGGCCGGGGAGGAGCAGATCGCCCGAACGGCCTCCCTCGCGCCGGGCGGATCGGCGAACCGCGCGGTCGCCCTCGCCCGCATGGGCTTGAACACGGAGCTCGTCTGCTCGATCGGGGTCGATGAGGCCGGCGCGATCGTCAGGAGGATGCTCGCGACCCACTCGGTGGATGTGGAGCATGCGACGCGGGTTCCGCATCAGGCGATCACCGCGGCCCTGGGCTTCGACGGCGATCGCGCGCTGACGACCTACGGGGACCTCTCGGCCCCTTCGCTGAAGGGGATGCTCGTTCCGCCGGACGCCCTCGTCGGCGAGCTCGGCGTCCTCGGGGAGAATCTGGAGACCATCGCGAAGTGGCGCCGACCGGGATCCCTCAAGGGCCCGAACAGGGCGGGATCGGATCGGACCTGGGTCCTCGCCGAATGCCGGTGGGATCCGACGGGACGGTGGAGCGGCGACGACCTCGATCCCCTCGAACAGGTCGACGCCTTCACGCTCAACGAGGATGAGGCGAAGAACTACACGCGCAAGGCGGACGCGCGCCAGGCCGCCCGCCAGCTCCTGTGGTCGGTTCCCGAGGTCGTCGTGACCCTCGGGCCGCGCGGCGCGCTCGCGATCATCGACGATGAGGAGATCCTCCTGCCCGCGGCTCCGGCCCACACGATCGACACCACGTCCGCGGGGCACGCATTCTCAGCGGCGCTGGTCTGCGCGCGGATGAACGGACTGGGCGCCAGGGCGGCGGTGTCGATGGCCCTGCTCGCCTCGGCGCGATCGACGGAGACGATGGGCTCCTTCACGCACGCGCCCACCCTGAGCGAGCTTCAGCGGTGGACCAGGGCGCGCGAGCTGCCCGAGGGCTACGACGCGGAATTCCTCGACCTGGAGGATCCCCATGCGCGCGAAGAGGAGCCCCCTCGCGCGGACCCGGGATCCCCCGACGACGATACGAGGGACGATTCCGGCTTCGAGGCGGCCTCGTCGATCGCGGATTCCCTCTCGAACTGA
- a CDS encoding peptide ABC transporter substrate-binding protein → MNLKRTWLAVPAVLALGLTACSSGGTASDSSASGAAAGSSTAVITTNGSEPQNPLIPANTNETGGGKILDLIFAGLVYYDAEGATHMEMAESIEPNEDASVWTVKLKKGQKFSDGTEVQAHNFIEAWKMGAKEAMLSSYFYAPIQGADDEGAGDLTGLEEIDDYTFTIALKEPTADWSQRLGYSAYVPLPDSTLADPATGGEKPIGNGPYMVAENGWEHNAQIKLIPNPEYKGDNVAKNGGVNIIFYASQDAAYQDLLGHNLDVLDAIPDSAFATYESELEGRSANQAAAIFQSFAIPMKLEHFSGDEGKLRRQALSYAIDRDTITETIFSGTRTPAKDFTSPVVDGYNDAVPGSEVLSYNPEKAKELWAEADKISPWSGTFTIGYNSDGGHQAWVDAVANSIKNTLGIDAVGNPYPDFKSLRTEVTNRTITGAFRTGWQADYPGKYNFLAPLYGTGAGSNDTDYSNADFDALLTKSASAPSVEESNKLLDQAQEILFKDLPVIPLWYSNVVGGWAPTVDNVVFNWKSVPVYQNITKAE, encoded by the coding sequence ATGAACCTCAAGAGGACTTGGCTCGCCGTACCGGCCGTTCTCGCACTCGGCCTCACCGCGTGCTCCTCCGGCGGCACCGCCTCCGACTCGTCGGCCTCCGGCGCCGCCGCGGGCAGCTCGACCGCCGTCATCACCACCAACGGCTCCGAGCCCCAGAACCCGCTCATCCCGGCGAACACGAACGAGACCGGCGGCGGCAAGATCCTCGACCTCATCTTCGCGGGCCTCGTCTACTACGACGCCGAGGGCGCGACCCACATGGAGATGGCCGAGTCCATCGAGCCGAACGAGGACGCCAGCGTGTGGACCGTCAAGCTCAAGAAGGGCCAGAAATTCTCCGACGGCACCGAGGTCCAGGCCCACAACTTCATCGAGGCGTGGAAGATGGGCGCCAAGGAGGCCATGCTCTCCTCGTACTTCTACGCGCCGATCCAGGGCGCCGATGATGAAGGCGCCGGCGATCTCACCGGCCTCGAGGAGATCGACGACTACACCTTCACCATCGCCCTCAAGGAGCCGACCGCCGACTGGTCGCAGCGCCTGGGCTACTCCGCCTACGTGCCGCTTCCCGACTCGACCCTCGCCGACCCGGCCACCGGCGGCGAGAAGCCGATCGGCAACGGCCCGTACATGGTCGCCGAGAACGGCTGGGAGCACAACGCCCAGATCAAGCTGATCCCGAACCCGGAGTACAAGGGCGACAACGTCGCGAAGAACGGCGGCGTCAACATCATCTTCTACGCCTCGCAGGACGCGGCCTACCAGGATCTCCTCGGCCACAACCTCGACGTCCTCGACGCGATCCCGGACTCGGCCTTCGCCACCTACGAATCCGAGCTCGAAGGCCGCTCCGCGAACCAGGCGGCCGCGATCTTCCAGTCCTTCGCGATCCCGATGAAGCTCGAGCACTTCTCCGGCGATGAGGGCAAGCTCCGCCGCCAGGCCCTCTCCTACGCGATCGACCGCGACACCATCACCGAGACGATCTTTTCGGGCACCCGCACCCCGGCCAAGGACTTCACCTCCCCGGTCGTCGACGGCTACAACGACGCCGTCCCCGGCTCCGAGGTCCTGAGCTACAACCCGGAGAAGGCCAAGGAGCTGTGGGCCGAGGCCGACAAGATCTCGCCCTGGTCGGGCACCTTCACGATCGGCTACAACTCCGACGGCGGGCACCAGGCCTGGGTCGACGCCGTTGCGAACTCGATCAAGAACACCCTCGGCATCGACGCGGTCGGCAACCCCTACCCCGACTTCAAGTCCCTGCGCACCGAGGTCACCAACCGCACCATCACCGGCGCCTTCCGCACCGGCTGGCAGGCCGACTACCCCGGCAAGTACAACTTCCTCGCCCCGCTCTACGGCACGGGCGCGGGATCGAACGACACCGACTACTCGAACGCCGACTTCGACGCCCTCCTGACCAAGTCCGCGTCCGCGCCCTCCGTCGAAGAGTCCAACAAGCTCCTCGATCAGGCTCAGGAGATCCTCTTCAAGGACCTCCCGGTCATCCCGCTGTGGTACTCCAACGTCGTCGGCGGCTGGGCGCCCACGGTCGACAACGTGGTCTTCAACTGGAAGTCCGTCCCGGTCTACCAGAACATCACCAAGGCCGAGTGA